One region of Desulfitobacterium chlororespirans DSM 11544 genomic DNA includes:
- a CDS encoding LysR family transcriptional regulator: MIGKLDLYRIFNAVSRNKSFSKAAQELYMTQSAVSQAIAKLESELEVQLFYRTSRGVLLTNEGNLLNEHVNSALGMIHAAEDKILEFKELKAGQLRIGVGDTITRYFLLPYLEEFHSAYHSIKLNILNGTTTEIQDFIKSGKADVGFCNLPIQDESLHVIPCREIQDIFVGGEKYKDMTAKPIPFRQLMELPLIFLEEKSNSRNYVESFLKKEGFPLSPVFELGSYDLMLEFAKINLGIACVIKEFSEDYLADGSLYELKLEEEIPKRSIGLCYLKSVPLTPAAKKFVESII; the protein is encoded by the coding sequence ATGATTGGCAAATTGGATTTATATCGCATCTTCAACGCAGTGAGCAGAAATAAAAGCTTTTCCAAAGCAGCCCAGGAACTCTATATGACCCAGTCGGCTGTCAGTCAAGCTATTGCCAAGCTGGAGAGTGAATTGGAAGTACAGCTTTTTTATCGGACCTCAAGGGGCGTCCTCTTGACCAATGAGGGAAATCTTTTAAATGAGCATGTGAACTCCGCCCTGGGCATGATCCATGCTGCCGAAGATAAAATCCTTGAATTTAAAGAATTAAAAGCCGGACAGTTGCGGATCGGGGTTGGCGATACCATCACCCGTTACTTTTTGCTGCCTTACCTGGAGGAATTCCACAGTGCCTACCATAGCATCAAGCTTAATATACTCAATGGCACGACAACAGAGATCCAGGACTTTATCAAGTCCGGAAAAGCAGATGTGGGGTTTTGCAATTTGCCGATTCAGGATGAAAGCCTGCACGTCATCCCCTGCAGAGAGATTCAAGACATCTTTGTCGGCGGGGAAAAATATAAAGACATGACGGCAAAACCCATTCCCTTCAGGCAGCTTATGGAACTACCGCTGATTTTTTTGGAGGAGAAATCAAACTCCCGAAACTATGTGGAGAGTTTCCTGAAGAAGGAGGGCTTCCCCCTTTCCCCCGTATTTGAGCTGGGGTCCTATGATCTGATGCTGGAGTTTGCCAAAATAAACTTAGGAATTGCGTGTGTCATTAAAGAGTTTTCCGAAGATTATCTGGCCGATGGCAGCTTGTATGAGCTGAAGCTGGAAGAAGAGATTCCGAAAAGAAGCATTGGCTTATGTTATTTAAAAAGTGTCCCATTGACACCTGCAGCTAAGAAATTTGTAGAGAGTATCATTTAA
- a CDS encoding LysR family transcriptional regulator → MRLEQLMYLVAVNESKSISLAAERSHISQPALSSAISKLEDELGVVLLKRTNSGAYLTDVGELIIVKAKEVLSGIDDIKAIAHGNSLVLNGNISIAADPGVNITIMPDILTTFKYNHPKVNVLLKVGESNNILQDIEKGKADFGIILSTDAFRKSKDMQSIELFADEFVVITGSNRKLASESTITLKKALSLPILLYNTEYITECGVSSLLQKYGSFNVSYRVDNLEMMEKILTQGEAIAFVPQFMADEYMKTSKIKKIPISDAHLEVSVVLIWSDRHHLCMIEKEFIRVIRATCSRKAEVRS, encoded by the coding sequence ATGCGTCTAGAACAATTAATGTATTTAGTTGCTGTTAACGAATCTAAGTCCATTTCCCTTGCCGCGGAACGTTCCCACATTTCGCAGCCTGCTCTTAGTTCTGCTATCAGTAAGCTCGAAGATGAACTTGGTGTAGTTCTGTTAAAAAGGACAAATTCTGGCGCTTATTTAACGGACGTGGGAGAGCTCATTATCGTCAAGGCTAAGGAAGTGCTAAGCGGAATTGACGATATTAAAGCCATTGCCCACGGTAACTCCCTTGTGCTCAATGGCAATATATCTATTGCCGCCGATCCTGGTGTCAACATTACGATCATGCCAGATATCTTAACTACTTTCAAGTACAATCATCCGAAAGTCAATGTTTTGCTTAAAGTGGGGGAGTCCAATAATATCTTGCAGGACATTGAAAAGGGGAAGGCGGATTTTGGGATAATTTTAAGTACCGATGCCTTTCGCAAATCAAAGGACATGCAATCTATCGAACTCTTTGCCGATGAATTTGTCGTGATTACAGGAAGTAATCGTAAATTGGCTTCTGAATCGACCATAACACTGAAAAAAGCCTTATCCTTGCCCATTCTTCTGTACAACACCGAGTACATTACTGAATGTGGTGTATCAAGTCTGCTGCAAAAATACGGCTCTTTCAATGTGTCGTATCGGGTCGATAATTTAGAGATGATGGAAAAGATCCTGACACAGGGAGAGGCTATTGCTTTTGTCCCTCAGTTTATGGCTGATGAGTATATGAAAACCAGTAAAATAAAAAAAATCCCCATCAGTGATGCCCATTTGGAGGTATCCGTAGTCTTAATTTGGTCGGATCGCCACCATCTTTGCATGATTGAAAAGGAATTTATCAGAGTCATCAGGGCCACCTGTTCCCGGAAAGCAGAAGTCAGGTCCTAG
- a CDS encoding DMT family transporter — translation MNQHTQLLLQKRDLNFARKGIGSGLYAGAAWGLDGVLMGIVLALAPFTHGISLFAAPLVGACLHDGFAALWVFVYNVIQGKWRDYARTLKTRPGKMIILAAVLGGPIGMSCNMLGIYFAGPSYTAAITAAYPAIGAVLGATFLKEKVPLRVGAGIVLAIIGAFIVGFVPPEGSTFPHFYPGIGLAAVAALAWALEGVVSTYGMDLVDSDIAIGIRDLTSFFVNFFVILPLFGSVAYGILFSSFTSHAAWYIAGIALIGGSATFAWYRALNMTGVTRAMGLNVTFALWSVFFGWLLNIVRITPNLIIGVIIITLGTILTIGKPKDFVNLSRR, via the coding sequence ATGAATCAGCATACGCAATTGCTTTTACAAAAGCGGGACCTCAACTTTGCCCGGAAGGGGATTGGCAGCGGCTTATACGCTGGTGCAGCTTGGGGCTTGGACGGAGTATTAATGGGGATAGTGCTTGCTCTGGCTCCCTTCACCCATGGGATAAGTCTCTTTGCCGCTCCTTTGGTAGGGGCTTGTTTGCACGATGGCTTCGCGGCACTATGGGTATTTGTTTACAATGTTATTCAAGGCAAATGGCGTGATTATGCACGCACCCTGAAGACCCGGCCGGGTAAAATGATCATCCTGGCTGCTGTCCTGGGGGGACCCATCGGTATGTCCTGCAACATGTTGGGAATTTATTTTGCCGGACCCTCCTATACTGCGGCGATTACGGCAGCTTACCCGGCCATCGGCGCTGTTCTTGGGGCGACTTTTCTTAAGGAGAAGGTGCCTCTACGGGTGGGAGCCGGTATAGTGCTGGCCATCATCGGCGCCTTTATTGTTGGGTTTGTCCCACCTGAAGGCTCAACCTTTCCCCACTTTTATCCCGGCATCGGACTGGCCGCCGTTGCCGCCCTTGCCTGGGCACTGGAAGGGGTCGTGTCGACCTATGGCATGGATTTAGTGGATTCGGATATTGCTATCGGCATCCGGGATCTTACCTCTTTTTTCGTTAATTTCTTTGTGATTCTGCCTCTGTTTGGCAGTGTCGCCTACGGCATCCTCTTTTCAAGCTTTACCTCACATGCCGCATGGTATATTGCCGGTATCGCTTTAATTGGCGGTTCTGCTACCTTTGCCTGGTATCGCGCTTTGAATATGACCGGAGTGACCCGGGCGATGGGCCTCAATGTGACCTTTGCCTTATGGTCCGTCTTCTTCGGTTGGTTATTAAACATTGTGCGGATCACTCCTAACCTGATTATCGGTGTTATCATCATCACCCTTGGTACAATACTTACGATTGGGAAACCAAAGGATTTTGTTAACTTAAGCAGACGATAG